A window of the Burkholderia sp. 9120 genome harbors these coding sequences:
- a CDS encoding chalcone isomerase family protein — protein MRKLAAVLLMLWAGAACADWRGDVQSAKLVGEGDFTVFGFRLYRAQLWSERTPVDYDERFALHIVYTRGIKRERLAETGIGEIKRLADAPIPAETLARWRADMMQAFVDVAPGDQLSAVNLPDKGVRFYAGDRMTGEFDDPAFARAFFGIWLDPSTRAPTLRKHLLGIGE, from the coding sequence ATGCGCAAGCTCGCCGCTGTGCTGCTGATGCTGTGGGCCGGCGCCGCCTGCGCCGATTGGCGCGGCGACGTGCAGTCGGCGAAACTCGTCGGCGAAGGGGATTTCACCGTGTTCGGCTTCCGGCTGTATCGCGCGCAACTGTGGAGCGAACGCACGCCGGTCGATTACGACGAGCGCTTTGCGTTGCACATTGTCTATACGCGCGGAATCAAGCGTGAGCGGCTGGCGGAGACGGGCATCGGCGAGATCAAACGTCTGGCCGATGCGCCGATTCCGGCCGAGACGCTAGCGCGCTGGCGCGCGGACATGATGCAGGCGTTCGTGGATGTCGCGCCCGGCGATCAGTTGAGCGCGGTCAATCTGCCGGATAAGGGCGTGCGCTTTTATGCCGGCGATCGCATGACCGGCGAGTTCGACGATCCTGCGTTCGCGCGGGCGTTCTTCGGCATCTGGCTCGATCCGTCGACGCGTGCGCCGACCTTGCGCAAGCATTTGCTGGGGATCGGGGAGTGA